The stretch of DNA AAATAGGAAATATTACAAAAGAGATGTTAAATCAAAAGGTTAAAGTTGAAGGAACTGTGGAAAAAATAATTTATGGCATTTCTCCAAAACCCACCATTAAAATTAGAGACGATACCGGAGAGATATACACACTTCTCATTGTTCCACTTCCTGAGGGTGTAAAAAAAGGGGATAAAATAGCTCTATACGGGATTGTATCAAAACATTATAAATACTTTGGATTTATGGGAATACCAAAATTGTGGAAACCAAAAATTTTTGGAATTGGTGTTGATAAACTCTAATGTTATTATATACTGTAATTTTATATTATATTTATATTTTGATACTTGGATTTATGCAATGTTGGAGGAATAGAATAGGAGCTCTACATATATCATAATATAATATAAATACAGTAAAAAACGTCGAAATATTGGAGGTCATAATTTGAGCGATAATGCCAAGCCTAGGAAAAAACTTGCAATTGTTAGCTGCATGGATACCAGATTGGTTAATTTCCTATCTGAAAGACTTGGAATAGGTCCCGGAGATGCCAAAGTGATTAAAAATGCTGGAAATATAATAACCGATGATACGCTGAGGTCACTTGTAGTTGCAATATATTTACTTGATGTAAATAAAATCATGATTGTAGGACATACAGACTGTGGAATGAAATCAGTGGATATTGAGGATATTAAAAATAAAATGATTGAGAGAGGGGCAAATCCATATTTTACTCCAAATTTAGAACAGTGGATAGGTAAAATTGATTCTGAGGAGGACAATGTTATTAAGGGAACAGATTTAATAAAAAACCATCCTGCAATTCCAAAAGATATCGAGGTTAAAGGATACATATTAGATATTGTTACTGGAAATCTAAAACAGTTATGCTAAATAATTAAGTATATTTAAATGTGGATGAAGCTATATGCCGACACATGCCCATGAGTCACCATATTAACATTTTTCTTTAAAATATACTTTTTACATTTTAATATTTAAGTATTATGATTATTATAATTTATAATAAATTATCATTTAATTAGGCACCCTGTTATCTACGAACCATTGGAGTAGATAATCGAAAAAAGACCAAAAAGTTTCCCAAAATGAAAAATAAATGATTAATAGATATAATTAATAATTAATAATTTATGGCAAATTTAACTTAAAAAAGGTGAATAATATGACCAGATTAAAAATGGTCCATACAATATGTCCATATTGTGGATGTGGATGTGGAATAGATTTAGTCGTAAAAGATGATAAAATCGTTGGGACTCATCCATTTAAGAGACATCCTAT from Methanothermococcus okinawensis IH1 encodes:
- a CDS encoding beta-class carbonic anhydrase produces the protein MSDNAKPRKKLAIVSCMDTRLVNFLSERLGIGPGDAKVIKNAGNIITDDTLRSLVVAIYLLDVNKIMIVGHTDCGMKSVDIEDIKNKMIERGANPYFTPNLEQWIGKIDSEEDNVIKGTDLIKNHPAIPKDIEVKGYILDIVTGNLKQLC